From the Vibrio vulnificus CMCP6 genome, one window contains:
- a CDS encoding alpha-amylase yields MKLNAITLTLLLSSTAAIAEPNLTISTTTNSRDFPLSAEQPLVVPLVKESYQLKITGLEGDCQAPDAQVIKFNQPIALNCGKVTELPLKIRFTGDYSFELDANANTLTFKREPKKVAKTEFKRPLPQVTCEVYQGGEVTIELGDSFKDGTSLRDAYSGQVVSVKKGKVSLTPSAQSGGLVLLEPVKQNKKARPFDYRNANIYFVMVDRFNNGDTSNDQSYGRQKDGKEEIGTFHGGDLKGVIEKLDYIQRLGTDAIWLSPIVEQVHGFVGGGDSGSFPFYAYHGYWTRDFTKIDENFGRDEDLKTLVEEAHKRGIKVLLDAVINHSGYSTLADLQFDGMQVTTKEANLPEKWANWQPTSGENWHSYHSAIDYQSQNWSQWWGADWVRTGLPGYQQPGSSDITLSLAGLPDFRTESTQAVTPPQWLLENPGTRVVARDNYTVSDYLIEWQTDWVKRFGIDGYRVDTVKHVEGEVWKRLKQEATKSLDAWRKANGQSGAPFWMMGEVWGHSAYRSPYFDDGFDALINFDMQKKLDKGAACFSQMADTYRDYANTIAQQSDFNPVSYMSSHDTELFFSRFKDYAVQRNAANALLLSPGAVQIYYGDEVGRNIGPYADDFHQGTRSDMVWQLSAEQQTLLNHWQKLGQFRRAHPAIGAGVHQEIEQTGAYVFSRTLGDDKVVVAFVGHAVQ; encoded by the coding sequence ATGAAACTGAACGCCATAACCCTAACTCTGCTTCTCAGCTCGACAGCGGCGATTGCCGAGCCGAATTTAACCATTTCAACCACCACCAACAGCCGAGATTTTCCGCTCAGTGCCGAGCAGCCATTAGTGGTGCCGCTGGTCAAAGAGAGCTATCAACTGAAAATCACTGGGCTGGAAGGTGATTGCCAAGCGCCAGATGCGCAGGTGATTAAGTTCAATCAACCCATTGCGCTGAATTGTGGCAAAGTGACCGAACTTCCGCTTAAAATCCGCTTTACGGGTGACTACAGCTTTGAACTAGACGCGAACGCCAACACGCTGACATTCAAACGTGAGCCGAAAAAGGTCGCTAAAACCGAATTCAAACGCCCATTGCCGCAGGTGACTTGTGAAGTTTACCAAGGCGGTGAAGTGACGATTGAACTGGGCGACAGTTTCAAAGACGGCACCTCACTGCGTGACGCCTACAGCGGCCAAGTGGTGAGCGTGAAAAAAGGCAAAGTGAGCTTAACGCCATCAGCGCAATCTGGCGGTTTGGTGCTGCTGGAACCGGTTAAACAAAACAAAAAAGCGCGCCCTTTCGATTACCGCAACGCCAATATTTACTTCGTGATGGTGGATCGCTTTAACAATGGCGACACCAGCAATGACCAAAGTTATGGTCGTCAGAAGGATGGTAAAGAGGAAATCGGCACCTTCCACGGGGGCGATCTTAAAGGGGTGATTGAAAAGCTCGACTACATTCAACGTCTCGGCACTGATGCGATTTGGTTGTCGCCGATTGTGGAGCAAGTGCACGGTTTTGTTGGTGGTGGCGACAGCGGCTCTTTCCCATTTTATGCCTATCACGGCTATTGGACGCGTGATTTTACCAAGATCGATGAGAACTTTGGCCGCGATGAAGATTTGAAAACTCTGGTGGAAGAGGCGCATAAACGCGGCATCAAAGTCCTGCTCGATGCGGTGATCAACCATTCCGGGTATTCAACACTGGCGGATCTGCAATTTGATGGCATGCAAGTGACGACAAAAGAAGCGAACTTGCCAGAAAAATGGGCCAACTGGCAGCCAACATCGGGTGAAAACTGGCATAGCTACCACTCTGCGATCGACTATCAAAGCCAAAACTGGTCACAGTGGTGGGGGGCAGATTGGGTGCGAACTGGGCTTCCGGGTTACCAACAACCGGGCAGCAGCGACATTACTTTGTCTCTCGCTGGGTTGCCTGATTTTCGCACCGAGTCGACCCAAGCGGTGACGCCACCACAGTGGCTGCTAGAGAACCCCGGTACGCGCGTGGTGGCGCGTGACAACTACACCGTCAGCGACTATTTGATTGAGTGGCAAACCGATTGGGTGAAACGCTTTGGTATTGACGGCTATCGGGTAGATACGGTCAAACACGTTGAAGGCGAAGTGTGGAAGCGCCTGAAACAAGAAGCGACGAAAAGCCTCGATGCGTGGCGCAAAGCCAATGGCCAATCGGGTGCGCCATTTTGGATGATGGGGGAAGTGTGGGGCCACTCAGCCTACCGCAGCCCTTATTTTGACGACGGTTTTGATGCGCTGATCAACTTCGATATGCAGAAGAAACTCGATAAAGGCGCAGCCTGTTTTAGCCAAATGGCCGATACCTATCGCGATTACGCCAACACCATCGCGCAGCAGAGTGATTTTAATCCAGTGAGCTACATGTCCTCGCACGATACTGAGCTGTTCTTTAGCCGATTTAAAGACTATGCCGTGCAGCGCAACGCCGCGAACGCATTGCTGCTCAGCCCTGGTGCGGTGCAGATTTACTATGGTGATGAAGTAGGGCGCAATATTGGCCCATACGCGGATGATTTCCATCAAGGCACTCGCTCGGACATGGTATGGCAATTGAGCGCAGAGCAACAAACATTGCTCAATCATTGGCAGAAACTGGGCCAGTTCCGCCGGGCGCATCCCGCGATTGGCGCTGGTGTGCATCAGGAGATTGAACAAACTGGCGCGTACGTTTTCTCCCGCACCTTAGGGGATGACAAAGTGGTTGTGGCGTTTGTTGGTCACGCCGTGCAATAG
- a CDS encoding bifunctional 4-hydroxy-2-oxoglutarate aldolase/2-dehydro-3-deoxy-phosphogluconate aldolase, translating to MKDLNQQLAEIKVVPVIAIKDANKAVKLAQVLIENGLPCAEVTFRTADAALAIKNMREAYPEMLIGAGTVLTSAQVDEAIEAGVDFIVSPGFNPTTVKYCQQRNVTIVPGVNNPSLVEQAMEMGLRTLKFFPAEPSGGVNMLKALTAVYPVKFMPTGGVSPSNVKDYLAIPAVLACGGTWMVPGDLIDNEQWDDLAKLVREVAGIIA from the coding sequence ATGAAAGATTTAAATCAACAGCTTGCTGAAATCAAAGTGGTTCCGGTTATCGCCATCAAAGATGCCAACAAAGCGGTAAAATTGGCGCAAGTGCTGATTGAAAATGGCTTGCCTTGTGCTGAAGTGACGTTCCGTACTGCAGATGCGGCTTTGGCAATCAAAAACATGCGCGAAGCGTACCCAGAAATGCTGATTGGCGCAGGTACGGTACTGACTTCTGCGCAAGTGGATGAAGCGATTGAGGCCGGTGTGGATTTCATCGTCAGCCCAGGTTTCAACCCAACCACAGTGAAATATTGCCAACAGCGCAATGTGACCATTGTTCCGGGAGTGAACAACCCAAGTTTGGTTGAACAAGCGATGGAAATGGGTCTACGTACCCTGAAGTTCTTCCCTGCAGAGCCTTCGGGTGGCGTGAACATGCTGAAAGCGCTAACGGCGGTTTACCCAGTGAAATTTATGCCTACGGGCGGCGTTAGCCCAAGCAACGTCAAAGATTATCTTGCTATCCCTGCTGTGTTGGCGTGTGGTGGCACTTGGATGGTTCCGGGTGATTTGATTGATAACGAGCAATGGGACGATCTAGCGAAGCTAGTACGCGAAGTTGCGGGCATTATCGCTTAA
- a CDS encoding sugar kinase codes for MNHINRVAIIGECMVELKKVNGELQQGFGGDTLNTAVYLSRLTQQSGVSTSYVTGLGQDPFSREMLAAWQDEGINTDMVYLSQDKLPGIYAIETADNGERSFFYWRNDSAAKYWLRDRAILTLAKELCQHQMIYLSGISLAILSQDCREALIKLLALCRSDGVKIAFDNNFRPALWSNVADAQAFYQQILQVTDMAFLTFDDEMLLWGDTHEDQAIERTKGFGVSEIVIKRGGDECFVVTEAGRHAVAPLKIDHVVDTTAAGDSFSAGYLAKRILGGDCQQAAFAGHTVAGHVIQHRGAIIPREAMPTI; via the coding sequence ATGAATCACATCAATCGCGTTGCCATTATTGGCGAATGCATGGTTGAACTGAAAAAGGTCAACGGCGAGCTACAACAAGGTTTTGGTGGGGATACACTCAACACCGCAGTTTACCTTTCCCGTTTGACCCAGCAATCCGGTGTTTCAACCTCTTATGTTACGGGATTAGGACAGGATCCATTTAGCCGAGAAATGCTTGCCGCATGGCAAGACGAAGGTATTAACACGGACATGGTGTACCTTTCTCAAGACAAATTGCCAGGCATTTATGCCATCGAAACGGCAGACAATGGTGAGCGTAGCTTCTTCTACTGGCGCAACGATTCGGCGGCGAAATACTGGCTGCGTGACCGTGCCATCCTGACGCTGGCGAAAGAGCTGTGTCAGCATCAAATGATTTACCTCAGTGGTATCAGCTTGGCGATACTGTCGCAAGATTGCCGTGAAGCGCTGATCAAACTGCTCGCGCTTTGCCGCAGTGATGGGGTGAAAATCGCGTTTGATAATAACTTCCGCCCTGCGCTGTGGAGCAACGTGGCGGACGCACAAGCGTTCTACCAGCAAATTCTGCAAGTCACCGATATGGCATTTCTCACCTTTGATGATGAGATGCTGTTGTGGGGCGATACCCATGAAGATCAAGCGATTGAGCGCACCAAGGGGTTTGGTGTGAGTGAAATCGTCATCAAACGTGGTGGGGATGAGTGTTTTGTCGTTACAGAAGCGGGCCGTCATGCGGTTGCGCCACTCAAAATTGACCATGTTGTCGACACCACCGCCGCGGGAGATTCATTCAGTGCTGGCTATCTTGCAAAGCGTATTTTGGGTGGTGATTGTCAGCAAGCTGCTTTTGCTGGTCACACTGTTGCAGGTCATGTTATTCAACATCGTGGCGCAATTATTCCTCGCGAAGCGATGCCAACTATTTAA